In the Kribbella sp. NBC_00482 genome, one interval contains:
- a CDS encoding TetR/AcrR family transcriptional regulator — MERRRGAELEAALLEAAWDEVCESGYARLTMEAVAARAHTGKQVLYRRWRNRAELVVAAMRHHTGSIVDDIPDTGSLRDDVLDVLRRMADRFAAVGPDILHGLLSEAPDLDQEAFRRMAGVMATILKQAAERGEIPTADVPDRVLTAPTNLLRHEMLFTREPVPASTLVSLADDVFLPLVSGTPRRSG, encoded by the coding sequence ATGGAGCGCCGGCGCGGTGCGGAACTCGAGGCGGCGCTGCTCGAGGCGGCCTGGGACGAGGTCTGTGAGTCCGGGTATGCGCGGCTGACGATGGAGGCTGTCGCGGCGCGGGCGCACACCGGTAAGCAGGTGCTGTACCGGCGGTGGCGGAATCGGGCGGAGCTCGTGGTCGCGGCGATGCGGCACCACACCGGCTCGATCGTCGACGACATCCCGGACACGGGCAGCCTGCGGGACGACGTACTGGATGTGCTGCGACGGATGGCCGATCGGTTCGCTGCGGTCGGACCGGACATCCTGCACGGGCTGCTGTCCGAGGCGCCGGACCTGGATCAGGAGGCGTTCAGGCGGATGGCCGGCGTGATGGCGACCATCCTGAAGCAGGCGGCGGAGCGCGGTGAGATCCCCACCGCGGACGTTCCCGACCGGGTGCTCACCGCGCCCACCAACCTGCTACGTCACGAGATGCTGTTCACCCGCGAACCGGTGCCGGCCTCGACTCTCGTGTCGCTGGCCGACGACGTGTTCCTGCCGTTGGTCAGCGGAACGCCTCGACGTTCCGGCTGA
- a CDS encoding BtrH N-terminal domain-containing protein — protein MRTDREGGRHCETTALGVLLRDQGVELSEAMLFGLGSGLSFIYWDSKSLHFPFLGGRVKPFELTRNLARTLELELLVQETTSPRRAWENVAASIDAGRPVGLQLDSYYLEYFSSKVHFGGHVVAMYAYDDQDAYLVDTDQQGGAVSTSLSSLAEARAARGPMTAKHRSFTLAAPRELPSQAARIVPAINACAEAFLHPPIANLGHRGIEKAGKQVRRWLERTDDPQRDLPQAALLMEKAGTGGALFRNLYRDFLGECTELLDSRDLLTGHKLYGEAATLWTEVAALIGTGDAQCLVKAGTILGDLARIEYDAMQALSRLKA, from the coding sequence GTGCGAACAGATAGAGAAGGCGGCCGGCACTGCGAGACGACAGCGCTGGGTGTACTGCTCCGCGACCAGGGCGTGGAGCTGTCCGAGGCCATGCTCTTCGGGCTCGGCTCCGGGCTGTCCTTCATCTACTGGGACAGCAAGAGCCTCCACTTTCCCTTCCTCGGAGGACGGGTGAAGCCGTTCGAGCTGACCAGGAACCTGGCGCGGACCCTCGAGCTGGAGCTTCTGGTCCAGGAGACGACCTCGCCGCGGAGGGCCTGGGAGAACGTCGCGGCCTCGATCGACGCCGGGCGCCCGGTCGGGCTGCAGCTCGACAGCTACTACCTGGAGTACTTCAGCTCGAAGGTGCACTTCGGCGGTCACGTCGTGGCGATGTACGCCTACGACGACCAAGACGCGTATCTGGTCGACACCGACCAGCAAGGCGGAGCGGTGTCCACCAGCCTGTCCAGCCTCGCCGAAGCCAGAGCTGCGCGGGGTCCGATGACCGCCAAGCACCGGTCCTTCACCCTCGCCGCTCCCCGAGAGCTGCCGTCGCAGGCGGCTCGGATCGTTCCCGCGATCAACGCCTGCGCCGAAGCGTTCCTCCACCCGCCCATCGCCAACCTCGGTCACCGAGGCATCGAGAAGGCCGGCAAGCAGGTACGCCGATGGCTCGAGCGGACCGACGACCCGCAACGGGATCTGCCACAGGCCGCACTCCTGATGGAGAAGGCCGGCACCGGTGGCGCTCTGTTCCGGAACCTCTACCGCGACTTCCTCGGCGAATGCACCGAACTACTCGACAGCCGCGATCTGCTCACGGGGCACAAGCTGTACGGCGAAGCGGCCACCTTGTGGACCGAGGTCGCAGCACTGATCGGCACAGGAGATGCGCAGTGCCTGGTCAAGGCGGGCACGATCCTCGGCGACCTCGCGCGGATCGAGTACGACGCCATGCAGGCACTCAGCCGCCTGAAGGCCTGA
- a CDS encoding winged helix-turn-helix transcriptional regulator — protein MSESTAADVAVDPVQACPIAPVVDLVFSRWTTPILWTLNEFGQQRFVELQRRIGVITPKVLTQRLRQLERDGLVTRTYHAEVPPRVEYAISPLGRTLAPLFHSLAEWSPNLTKVEAARRHFDDTEPARRRP, from the coding sequence GTGAGCGAGAGCACAGCAGCTGATGTGGCAGTTGATCCCGTGCAGGCCTGCCCGATCGCACCGGTCGTCGACCTGGTCTTCAGCCGGTGGACGACGCCGATCCTGTGGACGCTGAACGAGTTCGGGCAGCAGCGGTTCGTCGAGCTGCAGCGCCGGATCGGGGTGATCACGCCGAAGGTCCTCACGCAGCGCCTGCGCCAACTGGAACGCGACGGCCTCGTCACCCGCACGTACCACGCCGAGGTCCCGCCGCGCGTCGAGTACGCGATCAGCCCCCTCGGCCGCACCCTCGCCCCCCTCTTCCACTCCCTCGCCGAATGGTCCCCCAACCTCACGAAGGTAGAGGCGGCCCGCAGGCACTTCGACGACACCGAACCCGCCCGCCGCCGCCCCTGA
- a CDS encoding NAD(P)H-binding protein translates to MIVITGATGNVGRPLVQTLTAAGEDIVPVSRNTEGHQVDLTNPATLTPVLDGAKAVFLLTSPDFLANGNLQDVVDVIREAGVPRVVLLSSQGVGTKRHPSIHEDAVTASGLEWTILRPGNFDSNAFAWADSIRTQRAMAAPFADVALPAVDPQDIAEVAAAALRDPAHANAVYTLTGPAAISPREQAEVIQTVIGEPIHFTELTRDQARSGMLNFMPEPVVDATLDVLGTPSAAEQQVSPDVANVLGRPPRAFADWVSRNVEAFR, encoded by the coding sequence ATGATCGTGATCACCGGAGCAACCGGCAATGTAGGCCGCCCCCTCGTCCAGACCCTGACCGCCGCCGGCGAGGACATCGTCCCCGTCTCACGCAACACCGAAGGCCACCAGGTCGACCTCACCAATCCCGCAACTCTGACGCCGGTCCTCGACGGCGCGAAGGCCGTCTTCCTTCTCACTTCCCCGGACTTCCTTGCCAACGGCAACCTCCAGGACGTCGTCGACGTGATTCGCGAGGCCGGCGTACCGCGCGTGGTCCTGCTGTCGTCGCAAGGCGTCGGCACCAAGCGCCACCCCTCGATCCACGAGGATGCCGTGACCGCCTCCGGTCTGGAGTGGACCATCCTGCGCCCCGGCAACTTCGACAGCAACGCGTTCGCGTGGGCCGACTCGATCCGCACCCAGCGGGCCATGGCCGCGCCGTTCGCCGACGTGGCCCTCCCCGCGGTCGACCCGCAGGACATCGCCGAGGTCGCCGCGGCCGCCCTGCGCGACCCGGCCCACGCGAACGCCGTCTACACGTTGACCGGCCCAGCCGCGATCTCGCCCCGTGAGCAGGCCGAGGTGATCCAGACCGTGATCGGCGAGCCGATCCACTTCACGGAACTCACTCGCGACCAGGCGCGCTCCGGCATGCTCAACTTCATGCCGGAGCCGGTCGTCGACGCGACCCTCGACGTTCTCGGTACGCCGTCAGCGGCCGAGCAGCAGGTCAGTCCCGACGTCGCGAACGTGCTCGGCCGCCCGCCGCGCGCGTTCGCGGACTGGGTCAGCCGGAACGTCGAGGCGTTCCGCTGA